From Nicotiana tabacum cultivar K326 chromosome 22, ASM71507v2, whole genome shotgun sequence, one genomic window encodes:
- the LOC142176241 gene encoding uncharacterized protein LOC142176241 yields MRDLSREQNPKQKGTLPSDTIANPKGSGSSATSHCKAITSRSGKVLQGENEQVVKVEDSEQEVEAQVEVPIVVEAKKVPKALKNSRSEPGRDLIRVDDSKIEKFYDILKQLSVNIPFVEAFQEMSDFAKYLKDLITKKKTTKNEVVNATHRVSSIIATTTIQKKEDPKAFTIPCTIGARDFARALCDNGASINLMPLAIYKQVGLGMPRPTSMRLQMANRSIKRPVGIVDDVLVKVGKFLLPADFVILDCAVDKEIPIILGRPFLVTRRALMDSERNEIEFRVNDEEVTFQASKGMKCHMDMKASQSLMLLMRKKMQLR; encoded by the exons ATGAGAGACCTTTCAAGAGAGCAAAATCCAAAGCAAAAGGGCACACTCCCAAGTGACACAATTGCAAACCCAAAAGGTAGTGGGAGTAGTGCAACTTCTCATTGCAAGGCAATTACAAGTCGGAGTGGGAAAGTACTTCAAGGAGAGAATGAACAAGTGGTCAAAGTGGAAGATTCCGAACAAGAAGTTGAGGCACAAGTTGAAGTGCCAATTGTTGTTGAAGCTAAAAAGGTCCCGAAAGCATTGAAAAATTCAAGAAGTGAACCGGGAAGAG ACTTGATAAGGGTTGATGATAGCAAAATCGAGAAGTTCTATGACATTCTCAAGCAATTATCGGTAAATAttccatttgtggaagcatttcaagagatgtCGGATTTTGCTAagtatttgaaagacttgataaCCAAGAAGAAAACCACCAAGAATGAAGTGGTGAATGCGACTCATCGGGTTAGTTCTATCATTGCAACAACCACCattcaaaagaaagaagaccCGAAAGCTTTTaccattccatgcactattggggcgCGCGATTTTGCAAGAGCTCTTTGTGATAATGGGGCTAGCATAAATTTAATGCCTCTTGCTATTTATAAGCAAGTGGGGTTAGGTATGCCGAGGCCTACaagtatgaggttgcaaatggccaATCGTTCAATAAAGAGACCGGTGGGAATTGTTGATGACGTTCTTGTGAAAGTGGGAAAATTCCTCCTCCCCGCCgactttgtgatccttgattgTGCTGTTgacaaagagatccctatcatcttGGGGAGACCATTTCTTGTGACCAGAAGAGCACTTATGGATTCGGAACGGAATGAGATCGAGTTCCGAGTTAATGACGAAGAGGTTACATTCCAAGCGAGCAAGGGTATGAAGTGCCACATGGATATGAAAGCATCTCAGTCATTGATGTTGTTGATGAGGAAGAAGATGCAATTGAGATAA